Proteins encoded by one window of Cyclobacteriaceae bacterium:
- a CDS encoding PD-(D/E)XK nuclease family protein: protein MTPFLLETAQKIFASHSRLEEVTLVFPNRRAILFFRKHLGTLLKKPAFAPTMLTIEEYIKSYSTLQVPDKLELVHRLYKAYTETVKSNESFDRFYYWGEMLLRDFEEIDKYLVNAEMLFRDLSHQKELDASFDYLTDEQKKFLLDFWGNFDEYQTENRKKFLDVWKHLYDVYTTYRTLLVKEELAFEGMVHREVAEKILQGQILRTGHEIFIGFNALTKAEEVIIAHAVEGGASVYWDVDEYYLNNVVQEAGEFFREYQKHKVLGKTFEAQVPANFRREKNIKLYGAAQPVGQAKLMGQELRKNLEAGALPEETLVVLPDEKLLLPALHSVSDSVEKLNVTMGFSLSATPIFNFVELLIELQISRKDEYFHHRPVLSLLNHPFTVSADSKVAQSKRKEMLKHNWVSVPKNFLASESELHRVMFVVADVSSITHYLKTCLTLLGSLDSLYAFDKEYIFQMLKCLNRMEEVLGNQYSDLRSFLRFFRQYVRTVRIPFSGEPLQGLQLMGMLETRNLDFKNVYILSLNEGSLPSGGSKGSYIPYNIRRAYTLPTLQHQDAMYAYLFYRVIQRAENVSLFYNTETDILGQGEMSRYLQQLMFESGKKFQHHALHNALDVNEVKPIVIKKDKAVLEALEKLSEQNEYRKFSGLSPSALNTYIECRLRFYFRHVAKIKEADEIEEDMDARVLGNFVHNVMEAFYQKLVAQKGSTRIEAQDLEKQEKFIQSLLDQEVINTYNLNPNESVEYEGQLILVSEVVKRFIDKILEHDKKHAPFTVEGVEQNMEYTFSISAPAGRVLLGGKIDRVDRKEDVLRIVDYKTGRDKLDFDSIASLYAREGKRNKAAFQTLMYAWLYTKTKNTSGMRVIPGLLNSTNLFDDEAEFGLKMNRENLRDVQGVLPEFEARLRELLEELFNPDTVFDQTEEIDNCTYCPYKRICYR from the coding sequence ATGACGCCCTTTCTTTTGGAAACCGCGCAAAAAATATTCGCTAGCCATTCCAGGCTGGAAGAGGTGACCTTGGTGTTTCCAAACCGCAGGGCAATATTGTTTTTCAGGAAACATTTGGGAACGCTGCTGAAAAAGCCTGCATTCGCACCAACTATGCTCACCATTGAAGAGTACATTAAAAGCTATTCAACGTTGCAGGTTCCGGATAAGCTGGAGTTGGTGCATCGGTTATATAAAGCCTACACCGAGACTGTAAAATCAAACGAGTCATTCGATCGCTTTTACTACTGGGGTGAAATGTTGCTGCGCGATTTTGAGGAGATTGACAAATACCTGGTGAATGCTGAAATGCTTTTTCGTGACCTCAGTCATCAGAAAGAGCTCGATGCCAGCTTCGATTACCTGACCGATGAGCAGAAAAAATTCCTGCTGGATTTCTGGGGGAATTTTGATGAATACCAAACCGAAAACAGAAAGAAATTCCTGGATGTATGGAAACATCTCTATGATGTATACACCACTTATCGCACACTGTTGGTAAAGGAAGAACTTGCCTTTGAAGGCATGGTACACCGTGAGGTGGCAGAGAAAATTTTACAGGGTCAAATCCTGCGAACGGGGCACGAAATATTTATCGGTTTTAATGCCCTGACAAAAGCAGAGGAGGTCATAATAGCGCATGCGGTTGAAGGCGGAGCTTCGGTATATTGGGATGTAGATGAATACTACTTAAACAATGTCGTACAGGAAGCGGGAGAATTTTTTCGGGAATACCAGAAGCACAAGGTATTGGGTAAAACCTTTGAGGCTCAAGTACCAGCTAACTTCCGAAGGGAAAAGAATATCAAACTGTATGGCGCGGCTCAACCGGTGGGGCAAGCCAAACTGATGGGGCAGGAATTGCGCAAAAACCTGGAAGCTGGTGCGTTGCCAGAAGAAACCTTGGTTGTGTTGCCGGATGAAAAGTTGTTGTTGCCTGCTTTGCACAGTGTTTCCGATAGCGTGGAGAAATTGAACGTTACCATGGGTTTCTCCCTAAGCGCTACGCCCATTTTTAATTTTGTGGAGTTGCTGATCGAATTGCAGATCAGCCGAAAAGATGAATATTTTCATCACCGTCCGGTATTGTCGCTGTTGAATCACCCATTTACCGTTTCGGCAGATTCAAAAGTTGCGCAAAGTAAACGCAAAGAGATGCTGAAGCACAACTGGGTATCGGTGCCGAAAAATTTTCTGGCCTCCGAATCGGAGTTACATCGTGTGATGTTCGTTGTGGCCGATGTAAGCAGCATAACACACTATTTGAAAACGTGCCTGACTTTATTGGGTAGTTTAGACAGCCTTTACGCATTCGATAAAGAATATATTTTTCAAATGCTCAAATGCCTGAATCGAATGGAAGAGGTATTGGGCAATCAATACTCCGACCTGCGTTCCTTTCTTCGGTTTTTCAGGCAATATGTGCGCACGGTGCGCATACCCTTCAGTGGTGAGCCGCTTCAGGGGTTGCAACTTATGGGTATGCTCGAAACCCGTAACCTCGATTTTAAAAACGTATATATCCTCTCCTTAAATGAGGGATCATTGCCATCGGGTGGAAGCAAGGGTTCATATATTCCATATAATATCCGCAGGGCATATACCTTGCCTACGCTGCAGCACCAGGATGCCATGTATGCGTATCTTTTCTATCGTGTCATTCAACGGGCAGAAAATGTAAGTCTTTTTTATAATACTGAAACGGATATTCTCGGTCAGGGCGAAATGAGCCGCTACCTGCAGCAACTGATGTTTGAGAGCGGCAAGAAGTTTCAACACCACGCCTTGCACAATGCCTTGGATGTAAACGAGGTAAAACCCATTGTGATTAAAAAAGACAAAGCCGTATTGGAGGCTTTGGAAAAGTTGAGTGAGCAGAACGAGTATCGAAAGTTCAGCGGCTTATCGCCATCCGCGTTGAATACCTACATCGAATGCAGGCTCAGGTTTTATTTCCGGCATGTAGCGAAAATAAAAGAGGCCGATGAAATTGAAGAGGACATGGATGCACGGGTGTTGGGTAATTTTGTGCATAATGTGATGGAGGCGTTTTACCAGAAACTGGTAGCGCAGAAGGGATCAACTCGTATTGAAGCTCAGGACCTGGAAAAACAGGAGAAATTCATTCAGTCCTTGCTCGATCAGGAAGTGATAAACACATACAACCTCAACCCCAACGAGTCGGTGGAGTACGAAGGGCAGCTGATTTTGGTGAGTGAAGTGGTGAAACGTTTCATTGACAAGATACTGGAACACGATAAAAAGCATGCACCTTTTACGGTGGAGGGTGTGGAGCAGAATATGGAATATACGTTTTCCATCAGCGCACCTGCAGGCCGTGTGCTGTTAGGCGGTAAGATTGATCGTGTTGACCGGAAGGAAGATGTACTGCGTATTGTAGATTACAAAACCGGCCGCGACAAGCTTGATTTTGATTCCATTGCCTCCTTGTATGCGCGTGAAGGAAAGCGAAACAAAGCTGCCTTTCAAACCCTGATGTATGCCTGGCTTTATACAAAAACAAAAAATACATCGGGCATGCGGGTAATCCCCGGTCTGCTCAACAGCACAAACCTGTTTGATGATGAGGCCGAGTTTGGATTAAAAATGAATAGAGAAAATCTACGGGATGTGCAAGGTGTTTTGCCCGAGTTTGAAGCAAGGCTACGCGAACTGCTGGAAGAACTCTTTAATCCGGATACCGTATTTGATCAAACAGAAGAAATTGATAACTGTACGTATTGCCCGTACAAGCGGATATGTTATAGGTGA
- a CDS encoding UvrD-helicase domain-containing protein: MAEKPLVIYRSSAGSGKTRTLAKEYLKLALKHKSGYFRHVLAVTFTNKATQEMKERIVRYLNDFVEGRENSLAQELKQELRQSDVEFKENCNELRSLILHQYSQFSISTIDAFFQKVIRSFTREAGLSGDYRLEVDNEAVLEEVVNNLIDEIGEDKDLKRWLVDLSIKNLENDKPWDVRRGLIDFSNEILKEDFKLIERDFNKKTSDRKFLKDLLAELGKTTGSFVNHVQTLAKKGFQLIEAEGLDSSDFKYQGGAGYKFFKNLTDLSKVKEFKEPGVQVTRDLADANNWPALKTNRKNEVFKLASTHLLPLMLEILDYREKHYSRALSAEVVLENFYAFGLMADISKKLQEYKSENNMMLLADAPQFLQELIGDSDAPFIYEKTGSFFKNYLIDEFQDTSNLQWRNFVPLINESLSSNNRNVIVGDVKQAIYRWRGGDLTLLQEKLEQQIGNDRVAHVNLSDNYRSAANIISFNNQLFKTAAQFVSQETGTQLAASAYADVDQKTRKAHAGFVDIQFIEDEKEQKWKEVAKEQLVKTLEDWQEAGVKLKDIAILVRTNGEGQELVAHLLNYKNSAEAKSTCKYDVISNESLRIDGAASVNLILAAMRYLHNHLDVVARAELAYEFARIHQSGMALSDVFSVANETVFESFLPQDFTQQKLSLRKLPLFEMTEMLIRIFKLTEQEKELAYIQAFQDLVLNFYARERNDLQAFLEWWEDNKDSEKTSVKTSGSIDAAEILTIHKSKGLQFKYVIIPFCSWALDHQGFKQPNLWVQADTPMFKDAGYLSVKYSKTLTDTVFDAYYRQERTQIFLDNVNILYVALTRAEIGLKIFAPFKKEVKKVSDVSGLLQYCIGENETMAKYWDKAGQRWQTGTLEVSSTPETVDEEIKPIPLKQYPVSRWRDKLVIRQAGKTYFNADVDEKVKYGIHVHSVLSYIHTSQDIDAALQRAIHEGLLTTAEHAQVKAELEQLLGDPLISSWFAAGWDIRTEVPVILPGGEESRFDRLLIKDNKAIVIDFKTGTPSKADHHQVLAYMDILRNMNFTEVEGYVLYVRTGEVVEVRAGKVKTVKKKDDSQLELGL, from the coding sequence GTGGCGGAAAAACCCTTAGTTATCTACAGAAGCTCAGCGGGGAGCGGTAAAACCCGAACCCTGGCGAAGGAATACCTGAAACTGGCCTTAAAGCACAAGTCGGGTTATTTCAGGCATGTTCTGGCGGTAACCTTTACCAACAAAGCCACCCAGGAAATGAAGGAGCGCATAGTGCGTTACCTGAACGATTTTGTGGAGGGGCGTGAAAATTCGCTTGCGCAGGAACTAAAGCAAGAATTAAGACAGAGTGATGTGGAGTTTAAGGAGAACTGCAACGAATTGCGTTCGCTCATTCTGCATCAGTACTCCCAGTTCTCCATCAGTACCATTGATGCTTTTTTTCAGAAAGTGATCCGCTCGTTTACTCGCGAAGCTGGATTGTCGGGTGATTACCGACTTGAGGTGGACAATGAGGCGGTGTTGGAGGAAGTGGTGAATAACCTGATTGATGAAATTGGTGAGGATAAAGACCTGAAGCGTTGGTTAGTTGATCTGTCAATCAAAAACCTGGAAAACGACAAACCGTGGGATGTGCGCAGAGGCTTGATCGATTTTTCCAATGAGATTCTGAAGGAAGATTTCAAACTCATCGAACGGGATTTCAATAAAAAAACGAGTGACCGTAAATTTTTGAAAGACTTGCTTGCCGAGTTGGGAAAAACAACCGGGTCATTCGTTAATCATGTTCAGACTTTAGCCAAAAAGGGTTTTCAACTTATTGAAGCGGAGGGGTTGGATTCATCTGACTTTAAATATCAAGGTGGTGCAGGGTATAAGTTTTTTAAAAACCTGACCGACTTATCAAAAGTTAAGGAATTTAAAGAACCCGGTGTTCAGGTTACACGCGATTTGGCAGATGCGAATAACTGGCCAGCGTTAAAAACTAATCGGAAAAATGAAGTGTTTAAACTGGCATCAACGCATCTGCTGCCCTTGATGCTGGAAATTCTGGACTATAGGGAGAAACATTATTCACGCGCGCTATCAGCTGAAGTAGTGTTGGAGAATTTCTATGCTTTTGGCCTGATGGCAGATATTTCGAAAAAGTTGCAGGAATACAAATCAGAGAATAACATGATGCTGCTGGCGGATGCGCCACAGTTTTTGCAGGAACTGATTGGCGACAGTGATGCGCCTTTTATTTATGAGAAAACCGGCTCATTCTTTAAGAATTACCTTATTGATGAATTTCAAGATACCTCCAACTTACAATGGCGAAATTTTGTACCGCTCATTAATGAGAGTTTAAGCAGCAATAACCGGAACGTGATTGTAGGTGACGTGAAGCAGGCCATCTATCGCTGGCGCGGAGGCGATCTCACGTTGCTGCAGGAAAAATTGGAGCAACAGATCGGTAATGATCGGGTTGCCCATGTAAACCTTTCGGATAATTACCGCAGTGCTGCCAATATTATTTCATTTAACAATCAACTTTTTAAAACGGCTGCCCAATTTGTTTCGCAGGAAACAGGAACCCAATTGGCGGCAAGCGCTTACGCGGATGTAGATCAAAAAACCAGGAAGGCGCATGCTGGCTTTGTGGATATTCAGTTTATTGAAGATGAGAAAGAGCAGAAGTGGAAAGAAGTAGCGAAAGAACAGCTGGTAAAAACACTGGAAGACTGGCAAGAGGCAGGCGTGAAGTTGAAAGACATTGCCATTTTGGTGCGAACCAATGGCGAAGGGCAGGAGTTGGTGGCACATTTGCTGAACTACAAAAATTCAGCAGAAGCAAAATCAACCTGTAAGTACGATGTCATCTCCAATGAATCGTTGCGTATTGATGGTGCGGCTTCCGTCAACCTTATCCTCGCGGCCATGCGCTACCTGCACAACCACCTGGATGTGGTGGCACGGGCAGAACTGGCGTACGAATTTGCCCGCATCCACCAATCGGGCATGGCGTTATCGGATGTTTTTTCTGTAGCCAACGAAACGGTATTTGAAAGTTTCCTTCCGCAGGATTTTACCCAGCAAAAGCTTTCATTGAGAAAGCTGCCTTTGTTTGAAATGACGGAAATGTTGATCCGCATTTTCAAGCTTACAGAACAAGAAAAGGAACTTGCGTACATACAGGCCTTTCAGGATTTGGTGCTGAATTTCTATGCACGCGAACGAAACGACCTACAGGCTTTTCTGGAGTGGTGGGAGGACAACAAGGATTCTGAGAAAACATCGGTTAAAACTTCAGGCTCCATCGATGCAGCAGAAATTCTCACCATCCACAAATCAAAAGGCCTTCAATTCAAGTATGTAATCATTCCGTTTTGCTCGTGGGCGTTGGATCACCAGGGCTTTAAACAGCCTAACTTATGGGTACAGGCGGATACACCCATGTTTAAAGATGCAGGTTACCTATCAGTGAAATACAGCAAAACGCTTACCGACACGGTTTTTGATGCTTACTATCGTCAGGAGCGTACACAAATATTTCTGGACAATGTCAACATCCTGTATGTGGCGCTTACCCGCGCTGAAATTGGGTTGAAGATTTTTGCTCCGTTTAAAAAGGAAGTTAAGAAAGTATCGGATGTAAGTGGTTTACTACAATACTGTATTGGTGAAAATGAAACAATGGCGAAATACTGGGATAAGGCCGGTCAACGGTGGCAAACAGGAACCCTGGAAGTTTCATCAACACCTGAAACAGTTGATGAGGAAATAAAGCCCATACCACTCAAACAGTATCCTGTTTCGCGTTGGCGTGATAAGCTCGTTATCCGACAAGCGGGTAAAACCTACTTTAATGCCGATGTAGATGAAAAAGTAAAATACGGTATTCATGTGCACAGTGTATTGTCGTACATCCACACCAGTCAGGATATTGATGCTGCCCTTCAGCGTGCGATACACGAAGGGTTATTGACTACAGCGGAACATGCACAAGTGAAAGCAGAACTTGAGCAGCTATTAGGTGATCCATTGATTTCATCATGGTTTGCAGCAGGTTGGGATATACGCACAGAGGTACCCGTGATTTTACCGGGTGGTGAGGAGAGTCGCTTTGACAGGCTGTTGATAAAGGATAACAAAGCTATTGTTATTGATTTTAAAACGGGTACTCCTTCAAAAGCAGATCATCATCAGGTGTTGGCGTATATGGATATTCTGAGAAACATGAATTTTACCGAAGTAGAAGGGTATGTGTTGTATGTGCGCACGGGTGAAGTTGTGGAGGTGAGAGCTGGGAAAGTGAAGACGGTAAAGAAGAAAGATGATAGTCAGTTGGAACTTGGGTTGTGA